DNA sequence from the Chitinophaga flava genome:
AGTTCAGCGGCACGCGTTTGTAAGGCATCTGGTAAAAAGACTACCGGGTTTACACTGCTCATTTCTGCAAACACAGGGATGGGGGTTTCCCGTGCCGCAGCATAATTACACAATGCTTTTCCACCCTGCAGAGAGCCGGTGAAACCGACTCCTGTGGCATTAGGATGCATAACCAGTGCTTTTCCGATTTCGTAACTTCCTGTTACATGTTGAACAGTATGCGTTGGCATTGCACTTTGTGCGATGGCTGCCTGTATCGCTTCAAATACCAGCAGTGAAGTGCGTATATGCGCCGAATGACCTTTGATGACTACTGTGGCGCCGGCTGCCAGGGCACTGGCGGTATCACCGCCTGCCGTAGAGAAGGCAAACGGGAAGTTGCTGGCGCCAAAGACGATTACCGGTCCTACCGGCATCAGCATACGCCTGATACCGGGTTTGGTGTCAATCACTGCTTCCACCCAGCTACCTTCTTTGATAAGGTCTGCAAACATACGCAGCTGGTGGGCGGTACGGCCGATCTCTCCTTTCAGCCTTGCCTCTGGCAGATTGGTTTCTTTTCCGGCTACCTGCACCAGGATGTCCTGGCGCGTGGTAATTTCTGTGGCGATAGCATCCAGGAAAGCCGCCCGCTGTGCGGGCTTTGTCCGTCGATATTGTTCAAAGGCCTCAGCGGCCTGTTGCATAATCTGATCTGTTTGCATTGGGTACAGTTATTTTACAGAGAAAGATAATCTGGCAGTGTAGGTCTGTTGGCAACGGAGGTCCGTATTACCTGTAATACTTTTTCTCTTTCAGCACCGGTCAGCGTTAAACGGGGAGCTCTTACATGTTCGCTACCCAGGCCCACTTCGGCTTCCGCCAGCTTGATATATTGCACCAGTTTAGCGGAAAGGTCCAGCTCCAGTAATGGCAGGAACCAACGGTAGATATCCAGGGCTTCTTTTATTCTGCCGGCTTTGGCCAGGCGATATACTGCTACTGTTTCTGCCGGGAAAGCCGCTACCAGACCACCTACCCAGCCATGAGCACCCAGTACTATCTCTTCGAGTGCCAGCGTGTCGAGGCCGCATAAAATTTTAAAGCGATCACCAAAACGGCTGATCATCCTTGTAACGTTGGATACATCGCGGGTAGATTCTTTTACCGCTTGTATATTAGGCAGCTCCTGCAACTGTTCAAAAACATCGAGGGTTACTTCGATCTTATAGTCCACCGGGTTGTTGTACACAATGATTGACAGATCTGTAGAAGCGGCCACTGTTTTATACCAGGCAGCTGTTTCGCGGTCGTCTGAGCGATAACGCATAGGAGGCAGCAGCATCAGACCGGCGGCGCCCCATTTCTTTGCAAGCGCGGCCTGGTTAATGGCCTCTCTGGTAGCACCTTCTGCGATGCCTAATACCACTGGTATGCGGCCCGCTACTTTCTCAACAGTAAATTTTGTCAGTACTTCCTTTTCCGCGGTGGTCAGGGTGCTGGCCTCTCCCAGTGAGCCACCCAGGATAATACCATCAACACCAGCCGACAGCTGTACTTCCAGATTTTTTTCAAACAATGGCAGGTCCAGTTCGTCTGCTGCTGTAAATTTGGTTGTGATGGCCGGGAATATGCCTTTCCATTCAATTGACATAAGAAAAATGTTTTTCCAAAAATATCCAGACAACCCGCAGTTTACTTTCCCGATAGTAATCAATTATAACCTGATATTGACCAGTTTTAGAGAAATCGATTGCCATTAACCGTTTTTTAACCACTTGAGGATATAACTACTTCAAATACGGTTAATATTCGTAATATTGACCCATCCTCGATTCAACCGCCAACAATATGAAAGTTTTACAGTTTACGGTCCCCGTGGCTATCGACAAATCTATTATTCTGCAGAAAGATGTACTGCCATATTTTTACCCCTATCTCCACCGGCACCAGGAAGTGCAGCTCACCTGGGTACAGCAGGGTGAAGGTACACTGGTAGCCGACAACAACATGCATGCCTTCCGGCCTAACGACATTTTCTGGCTGGGCGCCAATCAACCTCATATCTTCAAAAGCGATCCTTCCTACTTTTTACCAAGGAACCGGAAAAAAGTAATGGCCCAGACGCTCTTCTTTAATTCCGATGGCGCACTCTCCGCATTATTTAATCTTCCGGAGATGAAACCGCTGAAAAATTTTGTACTGCAACAACAATCCGGATTTAAAGTACCGACGCCGCAAACCACCGAGATATCAGCCTGCATGCTGCGTATCATTAATACCAGCGGGCCTGAACAGCTGATGCATTTTGTGGAACTGCTCCGCCTGCTGTCGGGCTACCCGGATATTGCCCCACTGGCTGCTGTCAACAAAAAGGTCACTGTCAGCGATCATGATGGTATCCGCATCGGGAATATCTACAATTATATTATGCATCATTATGAACAGCCGATTACGCTGGAAGATGCAGCCGGACAGGTACACATGACTCCTCATGCCTTCTGCCGCTTCTTTAAAAAACATACCCGGCGCACCTTCGTTTCCTTTCTCAATGAAGTACGCATTAATGAAGCCTGCAAAAAACTGACCGATGGCGATTACGATAATATTGCTACAGTAGCCTATACTACCGGGTTTAACAGCATCACTAATTTTAATCGTGTATTCAAGTCCGTTACTGGCAAGTCCCCAAGTCAGTATCTCAACAATTATTTTCAGCATGTAGATCAAGGATGATCAATAACATACTTATTATACGAAAAAAGGTCTTTCGGGTGAAAGATCTTTTTTCGTATATGCTATACCGTTATAGTCAAAGAATACAGCCTGGCTCAGCAGTTATAACATTCACACGGTTAGCGCTGTTTATATTATTTAGAGGAGCATCAGACGAAGCCATGC
Encoded proteins:
- a CDS encoding dihydrodipicolinate synthase family protein is translated as MSIEWKGIFPAITTKFTAADELDLPLFEKNLEVQLSAGVDGIILGGSLGEASTLTTAEKEVLTKFTVEKVAGRIPVVLGIAEGATREAINQAALAKKWGAAGLMLLPPMRYRSDDRETAAWYKTVAASTDLSIIVYNNPVDYKIEVTLDVFEQLQELPNIQAVKESTRDVSNVTRMISRFGDRFKILCGLDTLALEEIVLGAHGWVGGLVAAFPAETVAVYRLAKAGRIKEALDIYRWFLPLLELDLSAKLVQYIKLAEAEVGLGSEHVRAPRLTLTGAEREKVLQVIRTSVANRPTLPDYLSL
- a CDS encoding AraC family transcriptional regulator; its protein translation is MKVLQFTVPVAIDKSIILQKDVLPYFYPYLHRHQEVQLTWVQQGEGTLVADNNMHAFRPNDIFWLGANQPHIFKSDPSYFLPRNRKKVMAQTLFFNSDGALSALFNLPEMKPLKNFVLQQQSGFKVPTPQTTEISACMLRIINTSGPEQLMHFVELLRLLSGYPDIAPLAAVNKKVTVSDHDGIRIGNIYNYIMHHYEQPITLEDAAGQVHMTPHAFCRFFKKHTRRTFVSFLNEVRINEACKKLTDGDYDNIATVAYTTGFNSITNFNRVFKSVTGKSPSQYLNNYFQHVDQG